Proteins found in one Homalodisca vitripennis isolate AUS2020 chromosome 4, UT_GWSS_2.1, whole genome shotgun sequence genomic segment:
- the LOC124358959 gene encoding serpin B4-like: protein MTSLFPKEYYITNMTNQEVTANDIRHWIANETNNKIVLNPSWKSEFSFNTMVKSTISINAAYFKGVWLNQFLETETKKERFYKCNEEFYEVDMMTTSGFFTLWLDQDSPVKILEIPFKGRTISMIIVMPNQKHHEEVLHEFLYTFNNEDFEDVLRVLSKKIPTTVLVRLPKMVVEKEYNLEQVLNHLGGDLLFGAVTNFQDLFVKNRCITVLKTVLHNAKVEVDEEGSVKKDIANKHRRKFIVNRPFAYFIYQKPSKRVLFSGIFYSP, encoded by the exons ATGACGAGTTTATTTCCAAAAGAATATTACATAACCAACATGACAAATCAAGAGGTTACTGCTAACGATATACGGCATTGGATTGCGAACGAAACCAATAACAAGATTGTGTTGAATCCTTCTTGGAAAAGCGAGTTTAGTTTCAACACCATGGTAAAATCGACAATATCG attaacgCAGCCTACTTCAAAGGTGTTTGGTTAAATCAGTTTTTGGAAACTGAAACAAAGAAAGAACGCTTTTACAAATGCAACGAAGAATTTTATGAAGTTGATATGATGACCACATCTGGTTTTTTCACATTAT GGTTGGATCAGGATTCACCTGTGAAGATTTTAGAAATACCTTTCAAAGGGAGAACCATCAGTATGATAATAGTGATGCCTAATCAAAAGCATCATGAAGAGGTGCTGCATGAATTcctatacacatttaataatgaAGACTTTGAAGATGTTCTTCGAGTTTTGTCGAAAAAGATTCCCACAACAGTTCTGGTCCGTCTTCCAAAAATGGTAGTAGAAAAGGAATACAATCTTGAACAG GTGTTAAACCATCTGGGTGGAGATCTGCTGTTCGGAGCGGTCACAAATTTTCAAGACCTTTTTGTGAAAAACCGCTGTATCACCGTCCTTAAAACAGTACTACACAACGCCAAGGTTGAAGTAGACGAAGAAGGGTCTGTTAAAAAGGATATTGCTAACAAACATCGAAGAAAGTTCATCGTGAATCGTCCCTTCGCTTATTTCATTTATCAGAAACCATCCAAAAGAGTTCTGTTCTCAGGGATATTTTACTCTCCCTGA
- the LOC124361405 gene encoding uncharacterized protein LOC124361405: protein METAAVLATILAVVHTQPTNDVTGFSLLSGVYEKCSHHPDVYSCLKMRAVTLLDRALAADSLPVSEFVTITKDPKAKDDVPLRPTNGDLEATLPRDLVQKSSALDKMVLDRLSQFLKTRTLQLNMPTDVFEGREKGLKIKKGGKGGGIYLLMFGAFGAMMLQLFMTKIALIAGKALLVGKVALLLAGVIGLKSLLSHGHEEKHASQIIYAEPEVHHGSGGWSRSTHIPEAAHDLAYRGQRSLQH, encoded by the exons ATGGAAACAGCAGCGGTGCTAGCTACGATCCTTGCGGTAGTCCACACCCAACCTACCAATGACGTCACGGGCTTCTCGCTGCTGTCTGGAGTCTACGAGAAGTGTAGTCACCACCCCGACGTCTACTCCTGCCTCAAGATGAGGGCAGTTACTCTCCTGGATAGAGCCTTGGCCGCTGACTCCTTACCTGTCTCGGAGTTCGTGACCATTACTAAGGATCCAAAAGCAAAGGATGACGTACCTCTGCGTCCAACTAACGGTGACCTAGAGGCGACCCTCCCGAGGGATCTCGTCCAGAAGAGTTCTGCCCTTGACAAGATGGTTCTGGACAGGCTCAGCCAGTTCCTCAAGACCAGAACTCTTCAGCTTAATATGCCTACGGATGTGTTTGAAG GACGGGAGAAGGGCCTGAAGATAAAGAAAGGAGGAAAGGGAGGTGGTATCTATCTTCTGATGTTTGGGGCGTTTGGAGCCATGATGTTGCAGCTGTTCATGACCAAGATTGCGCTGATAGCAGGCAAGGCTCTGCTGGTGGGCAAGGTGGCGCTGCTTCTAGCAGGCGTCATCGGCCTCAAGAGTCTGCTAAGTCACGGTCACGAGGAGAAACATGCCTCGCAG ATCATTTACGCAGAGCCGGAAGTGCACCATGGTAGCGGAGGTTGGTCGAGAAGTACACACATCCCGGAAGCGGCCCACGACTTGGCTTACAGGGGTCAACGATCTCTACAACACTAA